The following nucleotide sequence is from Pochonia chlamydosporia 170 chromosome 4, whole genome shotgun sequence.
TACCCCCCGCATCTGCAACTTGACACCCATTAAACCTCTTAACTCCGATGGCCCGCACACTGTCGGACCAAGATCAGATTCCGTTCGGACATTTCCTTGGCCCCAAGCGTATTAACTGGTTTCTTGGTGGTCGACCTACACTCGAAACGGTGAGCAACACGGAAACCGGCACCTAGTTTTCATCCACAGACCTCTTGGCGGAGGTTTGTTCCGGGATGGAACAGGGACAGAGCTGGGACAGCCACCCCACAAACATCAGGCAAGATGATCTCCGTCATAGCATCACGGCAAGTCTTTCGGGAAGTCTTTCGGGAAGTTCAAACAAGTATAGGGttcagaagtatttaaataagaaaaggtatcgcatatcgcgttaTGTGATCAGGCATATTAAGCTGTGatagtgtatacttggatatgtttgaacacctttgaccacagactgaACCCCCCTTTCTTTGGGTCTGCACCAATTCAAGACTCCTGGCCTTGGAACGTCTAACCGGACGCGACATTGACACGACAAAGAGTGCGCTCCGCCACTCtggtgacgaggatgaggattgCTCCAGGCTCCTCTCGAGCGCCGGCCACCTCagtcttggtgttttgaatCACTGGTGTTCGCCACAAAGTCGTGGTTTGGAAATACCATACCCGTTATGATCTGCAGTTGCCCAGTAGTTGATGGGTTGAAGCCATTTCAGCTCCGGGTTTGAAGTAGCCTGAGGCAATGCAACCCGGAGTTGAAATGAATATCTAGAGCAAACCATCGTGATCATCGACTTGACAAGTTACTTTACCGAGTGCGCATAGTTGGGACCAGATACAATATATATGCCGTGAGAAAACACGGCAAAGTTTTCCCCAACATCAGCCCAAAGATGGGCAATTCTTGCAAAGAGCAGCTTCCTTGACTCATTGGTGGAACAGGCTCTGGTGACGATGTAACATGATTGTGGGGTAAAGGACCATCTTATTTCAGCCAGCAGCGACAAAGGAGGGTCGGGTAGTGCACAGCCAATCTGTACTTCATATTTTACGGCAAACCGGCATTCATTCGCCGAGGAAGACGGGCGGTTGTCAATGATCATCTGACGCGCCGTCGTACTATCACCATGTCTGTTGTTGCAGTCGCCTAAATGGACCCCTACCGGGAAGAGAAAGATACCTTGTGAAGTAATAGCTTCCACGAATAAAGGCCAAGAATTTGTATTAACCCTTGGTTTTGCTATTGATACTAGCTCACTGGGTGATATTCCTAGCTGATAGTCTATTTAAGCCGCTTTATTGGCAAAGGAAGATAAGGCTGCTCTCCGAACAATCCCGGTCTTTCTGTTGTGGTGACCAAGAGTGAAAGCGATGGATTAGTATTGTCGTTTAGTACGAATCAGGAAGCTTTTTTTCTGAGCGCAAACAACTGACATGAATATCCTTACCTATTCAACACTTTGTGATAATGTATCCAGCTTCATGGGGTCAACGTGGGTCCACAAAATGGGCATGAGGAATCCGAATTGGAAAAAAAggacaaaacaaaaataaaagagCAGAAAGGGGAACAGTTGGGGGTTGAGCAAAGAACGTTGCAGCCTTGGGTGCGCCCCCTTAACCATAAATCTAGGTAGCCACTAGCTTCTCTCGGAACTAACCGTAGGCAATCACTCTGATCAGTGCCGCATTTAAACGACTTACGTTATTTGCCCCGGACTGACTTGACTCTATTTTGGCAGGACGGACCTTTTGGTTGTTTCGGTTACACAGACATGATCAGGTACAGGCTATTAGCCCCTGCCTATCCTAATCGTCACCTCACTATTGGCGCAAAATTCGGCCACCAAGATTGAAGCTTTGGACAAGCTCGGTGAACAAAATGACAGATTGCCGGGCCGGCCGTCTGGGTTGGAAAATATAGGTATATAAGCCCAAGTCCAACTATTGGTAAAATCAACAATAGCAACCCTCTTGTCTCAAATATTGAGAAAATTCTTTGTGCAATTTCCATTTCATAGTCCAATTGTCCACGCTGCACCATGCGCAGTTTCGTTTTGCCTCTTCTTGCCGCCGGCTACCTGGCTGGTGAGGTTGTCGCACGAGATGTCCCCGCCAATGTCAGGAAGTTGTACAACTCGGTTCGGGCTCAGGGAACCTGCAAAAAGATTCTAAAGGGAGGCTTTTACAGCCAAGAAAAGGATTCCAAAGGTGTGTGACAACAGTGAGCTTAAATAAGACCTGACCCGTCCTGTCTAGTTAAAGTTGGTGCTAGAGGCGAAGCGGAAATCCTTGATCCTTTGCGTCAAGTATGGTAATAGCACTAACGGATGAAACTAGACTTTTGCTACTGCGGTGATCATCTTGAAGATAATGGCATTATCTATCTACAGGGCACACATGGGAACCTGGTCAACATGGATATTGACTGTGATGGCGCACAGGGCAAGGGCAATGGCGACTGTGATAGTTCCGGTGACACGCAGCCACAAACCACCTTCCAAGATGAAGTCAAGAAGTATGGAATCAAGGATCTTAACGCCTACGTCCATTCGTACGTTGTGCTTGGAAATGATGGTAGCAAGAAGGGCTATGTGACTTTCGACCCGCAGAAGTACGGCATCGAGCCACTCTCCATTGTCGCAGTCGTTTGTGGCGATAAAATGGTATGTAACCGCCCTGATCAATTGTCAATGACTACTTTTTAACGACGGTAATAGTTTTACGGCGTGTGGGGCGACACCAACGGTGATGATGGTCCTCCATTGATCGGAGAGGTATCTCTTTCACTTGGTCAGGCTTGCTACGGTAGAGCGGTTAATGGCAACGCCGCACATGACGAGAACGACGTTCTTTATATTGCCTTTAAGGGGAGCAATGCTGTCCCTGGAGCCAAAGGTGCCAATTGGAAGGCCAAGACCTTTGCTGACTTTGAGTCGTCCCTCCATGCTCAAGGTGACAAATTGGTAGCCAAGATCAAATAGATGGTGACAAGGACGATGCTGCAAACGTAGCCAAACTCGACAAATCATCCAAAGTATGTTACATCACGCACGTTTGATCACCTTTAGGGGCCATGTCACAGGTACAAAAACAAGGAAAAATATTCCTAGTCACATATTTTCCGCCTTCATCGCCGTATATAGCTTCATAAGACAATGAAATGGTACATAGCTTGTATAACGCATGGAGTGAGCGCACCGTAAACAAGGGACGAAGCAGCCAATTTTCCCTGCTTGCGACTGTTTGATGCGGCTATAATACAAATCGTACTACCCGTACAGATGGTCGTGCCCAGCGAAGTTTGCCAGCAATGACCCCTTCGCTATAGTGCGCACCAAGGATTTACATCTTTGTCTGTCACATAATCCTTTCACTAAGTATCTTATGGTGGCGCTACCATATATCTCCGCGCATAGATTCTTGTGTTAGGTCATGCATGGCTGTATAGACGGCTTAATGGCAATCGAGCATCCGCAATCTCATTTCATGATGGCGAAAGTCGGAAGGATAGACCCCCGGGCAAGAGCCACATGGGCCACATGATGAGACATATGTTTGGTCGAACACAATTTGCGTCTATGCTACGCAATTGGAATAGGCAGTTACCCGGTCTCGGTTCGGGCCTCGCTGAGCCTCCTGATGCCTTGGCGGTAGTCATCCGTGTTCCAGTGGCCGGCAGTGTGGCCAGACTTGATTGGGTTGACTTTCTGGACATACATTGTGTCAATTTCCTCGAGGCTTCGATCTTTGGACTCGATcacgaagaagaagacaatgaCGACTAGGGCGCCGCAACAGCCCGCGAATACTAAGCCATACAAGTAGTCAATCTCGTCGGTGATGAATCGTGTACTACGGAATGTTAGCGATGTCGCATGCCTCTGAAAGCGTGCGGAGCCAAACCGGGTTTACTCGCTACTCACAAGAAGGATATCAAACTGGACATATTTGTTAGTGAATTGGTGGTGTGAGGCATCGACCACTGTGTACTCACAAGTTCCATAGCCAATTTGAAGCAGTTGCAAGGCCCATGCATGTGCTTCGATAGCGAAGAGGGTACAGCTCGGCGTTTACCGCCCAAACCAGAGGACCCCAACTGACGGCAAACGCTGCAATTGCCAAGCATGAGAACGTTACCAAGGCAGACCCGGCCTTGGGGGTGTTCATAGGGTTATCATGGTCGAGGGCAAAGTGACCAACAAAAGCGTACACGCTAGTCCACGGTTAGAAATTGTCACGATGCTGGCGTTATGAATTCGGCAGGCTAGGAATGGGGTTCTCACAAGAAgcacatcatcatccatgcGGCACCTATCATGAGAGTGTTACGGCGACCGAACCGTTTCGTCACCCACAAGGCAATGATGGTGCAGAAAACATTGACGGATCCCAGAATGATCTGGGTCACATAACTGTTGCTGATTCCGGtggcagcaaacacagtTGTGCCAAAGTAGAAGAAAAAGTTGGCACCAGTGAGTTGCTGGCCGGCCTGGAGGACAATACCCAAGACGGTGCGATATAGCATGCGTGGCGCGGTGAAAATCTCAGTCCAGTGAAATTGATCAGCGCTTCTGCTCTCTTCATGTACATTATGCTGGATGTCGGTTATCTGGTGATTCACACCCTCGGAATCCGGGGCAAGACCAGATAGCTTAGCAATTGCCAAGCGAGCGCGTTCAACTCGACCACGACTACAGTCATACCTGGGGCTCTCGGGCATGAATAGAATAGTTGATCCGAGAATGAGAGCCCACGCAAAGGACAGACCATTTGGAATACGCCACGACGCACTGTTTGTTTTTTCTTCGGTCCCCCAATTGACCATTTCGGCGGTCCAGATACCAAGAGTAATGAGAAGTTGGTACGAGGCAACAATGACACCCCGAATGATGGCCGGCGCGCACTCTGACTGATACATAGGCACGACCACAGACAAGGCACCAATACTGAGACCACTCACAAGGCGTCCAACAGCAAATTGAACCCAGTGGTATGATGACGAGATCTCAATAATTGTGCCAATGCAGGTGAAAAAAGCAGAAACGGATATCGTCAATCGACGGCCAATCAGATCAGCCATTTTGCCAGCAATCAGTGATCCTATAAGGGCACCAACACTGAGCATGCCGACAATTGTGCCTTGTCTGGCAGCGCTGAATGTATAAGTGCCATCTGATTGCAATTCGCCAAATCTTTCAGAGTAGTCCTTCATGAGAAAGAACCCAGATATCTGGCCACTGGACAGGTCTATTAGTGAATGATCAATACATGAAGGTAACGGGGTGTGATTGGGTTATAATGCGAGATGGTTGCAAGGCATCACAAAAGCTAACCTAATGTAACCAAAAATGAAACCGCCTAGGCTGGCGACAGCACCTTGAAAGCATGCTAGGAATGTAACCTTTTGCTCCGCAAGTAAGGACTCGTCTTTCCGATCTTTGACATCGCCATTGGATGAATTCCTTTTGGTTATGCCCATGATTGGCCCCCCTCCCGACAGCCCAAGACCGTCGGCACGAATGTAACGCTGAAATGAAAAGAAACGTCTCCTTTGATGGACGGTATCGGGACGGTGAGAGAAGCTGAGGCCGTTGAGCGTGGTACCGGGTGGGAAACGTCAGCACGCAAATGTTGGGTTTGGAAACATGGGCAGCAGTGGTAGATGTGAAAGGAAAGAAATGAGCATGGATGATGTAGAAAGTGACAGTGCCAAAATCGAAGACCGTGAGAGCCTTTTCCTTCTGTACCAGTTTGGCCCGATGCAGATAAAGTTTGCTTAGACTGCCTCACCATGGTACCCAGAGCTGTGCCGATGTCATCGGGCCGACGCAAATAGTAATCCACTCCTGTTTGACAATAAATTCTACTGTGTCGTTGCTCATCGGCCCACTCACCATCGTTTTATTGCCGTACGATTCGTTCTTCGTCTCACCTAACGTTTTGTTTACGGGAACATTTTGGCCCACCAAACATGACGAGAACCCTGGTAGAACGAAGCCAAGGAAGATAGAAAAGAGGatggggaaaaaaaaaatatggcAACGCCTCTCAGACACCAAGCTAGTCAAATGGGGCACGGCTAtgggtgttgttggagacaGAATCGTGTCAAAATCCGCAGTTGAGGCATGATACATGGCGTCTCAAAGCATCATCAGATGCCTCTGGCGTTGGGGACACGCATATAGCAAGCAAATGAGTGGCCATCGGAGCGCCATGTCCGTTGTGTCTTTTCTGAAGGCTGTGACTAATGTCCCAATGTGGTGGTCGATATACAGTGAAGGCCAATGGTttaatgtctggttggtttaACGTtctgaacattgaatggaaGCGTCGATGTCGTCTGGCGTCAACCAAttggcaaccttggccgAAAACAGCAGCGTCATAACTAGCTTCATCGGTGTTTGGCGACGGGACCAGACGAAGAGCCTTCAATGGTGAGTGGAGCCGGGTCTGCAGggatcaaattgatcaaTCACCGACCATGTCTCGGCAGTGGGCGCTCTGGCGCATTCAAAGTTCAATGATGGCGCTGTCCTAATCTTTGTTGCATGATGTCTAGTCGAGTACATGTACATACCTAGGAATGTATCCATTCAATGCTCTGTACCGGATTTGCTGCGCCAAGATTTCGTGACCTGACCGCACAGATCCCAAGACGTGTTCAAACCGTGTCCATGGGGCCGTCAGTCTCAGCGGTTTGGAGGAAGGCTGAATGGGAACAATCGGCCGAAACAATTGGCTTATTGCAACTTGGAGAAGAGTTCCGTAGCAACAAGTACTTAGAATTGCTTCGTAGACTTCTTACCACTCCATGGAGCACACCAAATGGCTTCGTAACGATCTGTCTGGTCCGGCTTTGCTGAGATGGTCAACGCCAGCCCCGCAAGCTGGCCATCGGTGGCTCATTGCAAACAGCCGGTTTATTTCCATCAAATTGAATTAGCCACAACATGGAGTATTCAGTCAACGTTGGGGCTTTGACATGTCTCGCCATGTCATAAATTAAACTGCCTCTTCACACGGAGGGCGGCGTTGTTCCAAACAGCTTCcaagtcatgtcatgtcaagtcaagttgcttcAACTGCCTTTCCCAGCATTCAGcagagttcaatgttgagccgGCACGCTGTGCTGTTTGTTGCCGGCCGGAAATATCCAGATgcctcaagtgcttcaaTTGACCCCACACACACAAGCCAAGGCCCGCCGCAGAAGATCAATGATCCGGGAGATCCGCTGGCTCCCACAACAAAAGCGACATGGACCGTATGAGATAGAATGCTACCCATGCGTCAGGCCCTCTTCTACGCTGCGCCTCGCGATTCTCATCAGCTGCATTCAAGAAAAGATCAATGATGCTAAAAAGGTCTAGAAACACCCAATTGGCTTAGAGGGCGAGGACCATTTGACtctaccagacatgtccGGGCTCACTTGTGTGCTGTGTCTGGTAGTCGCTCTGTGTCATTATCCCTCAATTGAGGTCGTCCATGGCAATTTTGGAACATTGCTTATGTGCCTTGATAAAACAAACCTGGGGAGCACGATACTCGCATTTTATGTCCCTACTAGGCATcatgacgaagatgaaagCGATATCTGCATTACTAAGAAGAGCTGGACGCTCCAACCTTTCTAGCCCCCAACGTCGCAGTTCGGCCTTCGCGTCAAGTCTGGACCGGCGACTTTTGATTTGTCATTCGTGGGTTAAGTCCCAATAGAGCGATCCCCAAAAACACTGTGCGAACAGTTGACGATGCAGGGCACAGTCAGGTTGTAATAACATTTGatcccaccagacggctGGCAGATTCGTGGCAACAGCCTTGAAGTTTTGGAACAACCTGACGCAACAGAAATAACTTGACGACCCTTCTCTGAGCTGTAGCCGCCGCCAAGCTCACTCAGATTCACCGAAACTCGGGCTTGGCGCCTTGGGCAATCGTTTGCCTCGGCAATTCTGAGACATTGCACCCCAAAGTACACCCAAAACTGTGCTGCTTAAGCTGGCAAGCTGGACAATACGGCCCAAAGTCTCAACTGAATTCTTTGTTGGCTGGGGAAAGCTCAAGATTGAACCATGTCGCATGCCGGTAGCCTGAAGAGAGGCTCAACACCAGATTtatccagcaacaacccCTTGGCTGATGGGCCACCCGACGGCGGAAAACCTGCCACCCCACCACACATACAATG
It contains:
- a CDS encoding glycoside hydrolase family 75 (similar to Trichoderma reesei QM6a XP_006967831.1) — encoded protein: MRSFVLPLLAAGYLAGEVVARDVPANVRKLYNSVRAQGTCKKILKGGFYSQEKDSKDFCYCGDHLEDNGIIYLQGTHGNLVNMDIDCDGAQGKGNGDCDSSGDTQPQTTFQDEVKKYGIKDLNAYVHSYVVLGNDGSKKGYVTFDPQKYGIEPLSIVAVVCGDKMFYGVWGDTNGDDGPPLIGEVSLSLGQACYGRAVNGNAAHDENDVLYIAFKGSNAVPGAKGANWKAKTFADFESSLHAQGDKLVAKIK
- a CDS encoding MFS monosaccharide transporter (similar to Neosartorya fischeri NRRL 181 XP_001260619.1), with product MGITKRNSSNGDVKDRKDESLLAEQKVTFLACFQGAVASLGGFIFGYISGQISGFFLMKDYSERFGELQSDGTYTFSAARQGTIVGMLSVGALIGSLIAGKMADLIGRRLTISVSAFFTCIGTIIEISSSYHWVQFAVGRLVSGLSIGALSVVVPMYQSECAPAIIRGVIVASYQLLITLGIWTAEMVNWGTEEKTNSASWRIPNGLSFAWALILGSTILFMPESPRYDCSRGRVERARLAIAKLSGLAPDSEGVNHQITDIQHNVHEESRSADQFHWTEIFTAPRMLYRTVLGIVLQAGQQLTGANFFFYFGTTVFAATGISNSYVTQIILGSVNVFCTIIALWVTKRFGRRNTLMIGAAWMMMCFFVYAFVGHFALDHDNPMNTPKAGSALVTFSCLAIAAFAVSWGPLVWAVNAELYPLRYRSTCMGLATASNWLWNFLISFFTRFITDEIDYLYGLVFAGCCGALVVIVFFFVIESKDRSLEEIDTMYVQKVNPIKSGHTAGHWNTDDYRQGIRRLSEARTETG